One window of Nocardioides dongkuii genomic DNA carries:
- a CDS encoding UDP-N-acetylmuramoyl-L-alanyl-D-glutamate--2,6-diaminopimelate ligase, with product MTDPLTLRPQHPPRTPTADLAALLGIPSPDPGAVVTGVTLSSQRVRPGDLYAALPGARAHGAEYAAAALDAGAVAVLTDAAGAGRLPDGVPVLVVERPREVLGRVAARVYGEPARALRMIGVTGTQGKTTTTRLLEGGLQASGSRAAVIGTVGTRVDGVDLETALTTPEAPDLHGLFAVMRERGVDGCAMEVSSHALVLGRVDGVVFDVAVFLNLGRDHLDFHDTVEEYYAAKASLFTPDRARRALVNADDEHGRRLVEEVRARGDLPVRTFSATGADADWRAEDVVLEPGGSRFTLAGPDGVRVAASVPLPGDFNVANALAALAAAAEAGYGPATVAAGLARMPGVPGRLERVDAGQDFEVVVDYAHKPDAVEAALRTLRPLTTGRLLVVLGAGGDRDPGKRRIMGEIAARLADVLVVTDDNPRTEDPAAIRAELLAGAAEAAGGDAAEVLEVGDRRAAVAAALDRARDGDIVLVAGKGHETGQETQGVVHPFDDRQVVRELLGSMGKNTEVGEHRRTDERDR from the coding sequence ATGACCGACCCCCTCACGCTCCGTCCGCAGCACCCGCCGCGCACCCCCACCGCGGACCTCGCGGCACTGCTGGGCATCCCGTCGCCCGACCCCGGCGCCGTGGTCACCGGGGTGACCCTGAGCTCCCAGCGCGTCCGCCCCGGCGACCTGTACGCCGCCCTGCCGGGCGCCCGCGCCCACGGCGCGGAGTACGCCGCCGCGGCCCTGGACGCCGGCGCGGTCGCGGTGCTGACCGACGCCGCCGGCGCCGGCCGGCTCCCGGACGGCGTGCCGGTCCTGGTGGTGGAGCGGCCCCGCGAGGTGCTGGGACGCGTCGCGGCCCGCGTGTACGGCGAGCCGGCGCGCGCGCTGCGGATGATCGGCGTCACCGGCACCCAGGGCAAGACCACCACGACGCGGCTGCTCGAGGGCGGGCTCCAGGCGTCCGGGAGCCGGGCGGCGGTGATCGGCACCGTCGGCACCCGCGTCGACGGCGTCGACCTCGAGACCGCGCTCACCACGCCCGAGGCGCCCGACCTGCACGGCCTGTTCGCGGTGATGCGCGAGCGTGGGGTCGACGGCTGCGCCATGGAGGTCTCCAGCCACGCGCTGGTGCTGGGGCGGGTCGACGGCGTGGTCTTCGACGTGGCGGTCTTCCTCAACCTCGGCCGCGACCACCTCGACTTCCACGACACTGTCGAGGAGTACTACGCCGCCAAGGCGTCGCTGTTCACGCCGGATCGCGCGCGTCGGGCGCTGGTCAACGCCGACGACGAGCACGGCCGCCGCCTCGTCGAGGAGGTCCGCGCCCGCGGGGACCTGCCGGTGCGCACGTTCTCCGCGACCGGCGCCGACGCCGACTGGCGGGCCGAGGACGTCGTCCTCGAGCCGGGCGGGTCCCGGTTCACGCTGGCCGGGCCGGACGGCGTCCGCGTCGCCGCCTCGGTGCCGCTGCCCGGCGACTTCAACGTCGCCAACGCCCTCGCCGCCCTGGCCGCCGCCGCCGAGGCGGGCTACGGCCCCGCGACCGTGGCCGCGGGCCTGGCCCGGATGCCCGGGGTGCCCGGGCGGCTGGAGCGGGTCGACGCGGGGCAGGACTTCGAGGTCGTCGTCGACTACGCGCACAAGCCGGACGCCGTCGAGGCCGCGCTGCGCACGCTCCGCCCGCTCACCACCGGGCGGCTGCTGGTCGTGCTCGGCGCCGGCGGGGACCGCGACCCCGGCAAGCGCCGGATCATGGGCGAGATCGCCGCCCGGCTCGCCGACGTGCTCGTGGTCACCGACGACAACCCCCGCACCGAGGACCCCGCCGCGATCCGCGCCGAGCTGCTCGCGGGAGCGGCGGAGGCCGCCGGCGGGGACGCCGCGGAGGTCCTGGAGGTCGGCGACCGCCGCGCGGCCGTCGCGGCGGCGCTGGACCGGGCCCGGGACGGCGACATCGTCCTGGTGGCCGGCAAGGGCCACGAGACCGGCCAGGAGACGCAGGGTGTCGTACACCCCTTCGACGACCGGCAGGTCGTGCGCGAGCTGCTCGGGTCGATGGGGAAGAATACCGAGGTCGGGGAGCACCGACGCACGGACGAGAGGGACCGATGA
- the ftsW gene encoding putative lipid II flippase FtsW, whose product MTATVEAPEQQTTPPRFRWLAAARHALDRPLTAYYLLLGASALLLTIGLIMVLSASSIYSYRTHDGDSYAVVKRQLMWVVIGLPCAWLASRLPLRWVRRLTYPAFSLSLVLLLLTALFGVERNGNQNWLGVGPLVIQPSEVAKLALVIWAAHIYANKERRLGSLHQIIVPVVPGMLLATGLVVFGRDLGTALVLVAIMVGMLFVVGAPGRFFTICLMLVSTVVLAFAATDRERMGRIAGFTDPFRDYHDTGWQSAHGLYALSSGGWFGQGIGASRQKWGDLPEAHTDYIFAVLGEELGLVGTLLIVVLFLTIAYAALRVGRETADPFVRYASFGIVVWLLGQMIINVGMVLALLPVIGIPLPLVSYGGSALLPSLVALGLLVGFARREPAAARALAQRRRGRSAGLSAGRLP is encoded by the coding sequence GTGACCGCCACCGTCGAGGCCCCCGAGCAGCAGACCACGCCGCCGCGCTTCCGGTGGCTGGCGGCGGCGCGGCACGCGCTGGACCGGCCGCTCACCGCCTACTACCTGCTGCTCGGCGCCTCCGCGCTGCTGCTGACCATCGGCCTGATCATGGTGCTGAGCGCGTCGAGCATCTACTCCTACCGCACCCACGACGGCGACTCCTACGCCGTGGTCAAGCGCCAGCTGATGTGGGTGGTGATCGGGCTGCCGTGCGCGTGGCTGGCCAGCCGGCTGCCGCTGCGGTGGGTGCGGCGGCTGACCTACCCGGCGTTCTCGCTCTCCCTGGTGCTGCTGCTGCTCACCGCCCTCTTCGGCGTGGAGCGCAACGGCAACCAGAACTGGCTCGGCGTGGGCCCGCTGGTCATCCAGCCGTCCGAGGTCGCCAAGCTCGCGCTGGTCATCTGGGCCGCGCACATCTACGCCAACAAGGAGCGCCGCCTGGGCAGCCTCCACCAGATCATCGTGCCGGTGGTCCCGGGCATGCTGCTCGCGACCGGCCTGGTGGTCTTCGGTCGCGACCTCGGCACCGCGCTCGTCCTGGTCGCGATCATGGTCGGGATGCTGTTCGTGGTCGGCGCGCCCGGACGGTTCTTCACGATCTGCCTGATGCTGGTGAGCACGGTCGTGCTCGCCTTCGCGGCCACCGACCGGGAGCGGATGGGCCGGATCGCCGGGTTCACCGACCCGTTCCGCGACTACCACGACACCGGCTGGCAGTCGGCCCACGGCCTCTACGCGCTGTCCTCGGGCGGCTGGTTCGGCCAGGGCATCGGCGCCAGCCGGCAGAAGTGGGGCGACCTCCCCGAGGCGCACACCGACTACATCTTCGCCGTGCTGGGCGAGGAGCTCGGGCTGGTCGGCACGCTGCTGATCGTCGTGCTCTTCCTCACCATCGCCTACGCCGCGCTGCGCGTGGGCCGGGAGACCGCCGACCCGTTCGTCCGCTACGCCTCCTTCGGCATCGTCGTGTGGCTGCTGGGCCAGATGATCATCAACGTCGGCATGGTGCTGGCGCTGCTGCCCGTCATCGGCATCCCGCTGCCGCTGGTCTCCTACGGCGGCTCGGCGCTGCTGCCCTCGCTGGTGGCCCTCGGGCTGCTGGTCGGGTTCGCCCGCCGCGAGCCGGCCGCCGCCCGGGCCCTCGCGCAACGGCGGCGCGGGCGCTCCGCCGGTCTGTCCGCGGGCCGGCTTCCGTAA
- the mraY gene encoding phospho-N-acetylmuramoyl-pentapeptide-transferase has product MRAILVGGGLALLISLLGTRVAIRRFTEWGYGQEIRDDGPTTHHTKRGTPTMGGVVIILATVLGYAGAKLLTGTMPTASALLLLFLFVGMGLVGFLDDFIKIYKQRNLGLRSKAKMVGQTVIAVTFGVLALSPAFEDDRGQTPASRHISFIRDFERWTLPVVVVLLLIWLVVTATSNAVNLADGLDGLATGASVMVFGAYMLVNIWQNNQWCGQSDITYGKCYEVRDPLDLAVIAAAITGACFGFLWWNASPAQIFMGDTGSLALGGALAGFAILSRTELLLVILGGLFVIETVSVMLQVTWFKATKKFTGTGRRIFRIAPIHHHFEMLGWEQVTVVIRFWIITGLCVAAGLGIFYAEWVSGT; this is encoded by the coding sequence ATGAGAGCGATCCTGGTCGGCGGGGGACTGGCCCTGCTGATCTCGCTGCTCGGCACCCGCGTCGCCATCCGGCGCTTCACCGAGTGGGGCTACGGCCAGGAGATCCGCGACGACGGCCCGACCACCCACCACACCAAGCGCGGCACGCCGACGATGGGCGGCGTGGTCATCATCCTGGCCACCGTCCTCGGGTACGCCGGCGCGAAGCTGCTCACCGGCACGATGCCGACGGCGTCGGCGCTGCTGCTGCTCTTCCTCTTCGTGGGCATGGGCCTGGTCGGCTTCCTCGACGACTTCATCAAGATCTACAAGCAGCGCAACCTCGGGCTGCGCAGCAAGGCCAAGATGGTCGGCCAGACCGTCATCGCGGTCACCTTCGGCGTCCTCGCGCTCTCGCCGGCGTTCGAGGACGACCGCGGCCAGACCCCCGCGTCGCGCCACATCTCCTTCATCCGCGACTTCGAGCGCTGGACGCTGCCCGTGGTGGTGGTCCTGCTGCTGATCTGGCTGGTGGTGACGGCGACCAGCAACGCGGTCAACCTCGCCGACGGCCTCGACGGGCTCGCCACCGGCGCCAGCGTGATGGTCTTCGGCGCCTACATGCTGGTCAACATCTGGCAGAACAACCAGTGGTGCGGGCAGTCCGACATCACCTACGGCAAGTGCTACGAGGTGCGCGACCCCCTCGACCTGGCGGTGATCGCGGCCGCGATCACCGGGGCCTGCTTCGGGTTCCTGTGGTGGAACGCCTCGCCGGCCCAGATCTTCATGGGCGACACCGGGTCGCTGGCCCTCGGCGGCGCGCTCGCGGGCTTCGCGATCCTCAGCCGCACCGAGCTGCTGCTGGTCATCCTCGGCGGCCTCTTCGTCATCGAGACCGTCTCGGTCATGCTCCAGGTCACCTGGTTCAAGGCGACCAAGAAGTTCACTGGGACCGGGCGGCGGATCTTCCGGATCGCGCCGATCCACCACCACTTCGAGATGCTCGGCTGGGAGCAGGTCACGGTCGTGATCCGGTTCTGGATCATCACCGGCCTCTGCGTCGCCGCCGGCCTCGGGATCTTCTACGCCGAGTGGGTGTCCGGAACGTGA
- the murD gene encoding UDP-N-acetylmuramoyl-L-alanine--D-glutamate ligase has protein sequence MTDPTPLGRHDSWEGVRAVVAGFGVSGFAAADNLTHLGASVTALDESADGKEERAELLEVLGASIRLGEGATATLPDDVDVLVTSPGWRPSAPLLAQARARGVPVWGEVELAWRLRDPDHGTPWLCVTGTNGKTTTVQMLDGILRAAGLRSAAVGNVGLPIVEAVMDPTPYDVLAVELSSFQLHYTDSMSAESAAVLNLAEDHLDWYDGLGPDPMTAYAADKGRIYERVQGACVYNVADPATEALVREADVVEGARAVGFTLGMPTIGMLGVVEDLLVDRAFVEERATSAAELCSVSDLSSPAPHNVQNALAAAALARAHGIAPAAVRDGLRAFRPDGHRIAVVATHDGITWVDDSKATNPHAAQSSLQAYDDVVWVAGGLAKGARFDTLVEAVRDRLRGVVLLGRDRDVVAAALSRHAPDVPVIDVGGGETGGEQAPMERVVDAAARLARPGDTVLLAPGCASMDLFASYAARGDAFAAAVRARIG, from the coding sequence GTGACGGACCCGACCCCGCTCGGTCGCCACGACTCGTGGGAGGGGGTCCGCGCGGTCGTCGCGGGCTTCGGCGTGTCCGGCTTCGCCGCCGCCGACAACCTCACCCATCTCGGCGCCTCGGTCACGGCGCTCGACGAGTCCGCCGACGGCAAGGAGGAGCGCGCCGAGCTGCTCGAGGTGCTCGGCGCGAGCATCCGGCTGGGGGAGGGCGCCACGGCGACGCTCCCCGACGACGTCGACGTGCTCGTCACCTCCCCGGGGTGGCGCCCCTCCGCCCCGCTGCTCGCCCAGGCCCGGGCCCGCGGCGTCCCCGTCTGGGGCGAGGTCGAGCTCGCCTGGCGGCTGCGCGACCCCGACCACGGCACCCCGTGGCTGTGCGTCACCGGCACCAACGGCAAGACCACCACGGTGCAGATGCTCGACGGCATCCTGCGTGCCGCCGGCCTGCGCAGCGCCGCGGTCGGCAACGTCGGCCTCCCGATCGTCGAGGCGGTCATGGACCCCACGCCGTACGACGTGCTGGCCGTCGAGCTCTCCAGCTTCCAGCTGCACTACACCGACTCGATGAGCGCCGAGTCGGCCGCGGTGCTCAACCTCGCCGAGGACCACCTCGACTGGTACGACGGCCTCGGCCCCGACCCGATGACGGCGTACGCCGCCGACAAGGGCCGGATCTACGAGCGGGTGCAGGGCGCCTGTGTCTACAACGTCGCCGACCCCGCCACCGAGGCGCTCGTGCGCGAGGCCGACGTGGTCGAGGGCGCGCGGGCGGTCGGGTTCACCCTCGGCATGCCCACGATCGGGATGCTCGGCGTGGTCGAGGACCTGCTCGTCGACCGGGCCTTCGTCGAGGAGCGGGCCACCAGCGCCGCCGAGCTCTGCTCGGTCTCCGACCTCAGCAGCCCGGCGCCCCACAACGTGCAGAACGCCCTCGCCGCGGCCGCGCTGGCCCGCGCGCACGGGATCGCCCCGGCCGCCGTCCGCGACGGCCTGCGCGCCTTCCGCCCCGACGGCCACCGGATCGCCGTGGTCGCCACCCACGACGGCATCACCTGGGTCGACGACTCCAAGGCCACCAACCCGCACGCCGCCCAGTCCTCGCTGCAGGCCTACGACGACGTGGTCTGGGTCGCCGGCGGGCTCGCGAAGGGCGCCCGCTTCGACACGCTCGTCGAGGCCGTCCGCGACCGGCTGCGCGGGGTGGTGCTCCTCGGCCGCGACCGGGACGTCGTCGCCGCGGCGCTTTCGCGACACGCTCCGGATGTGCCGGTGATCGACGTGGGCGGCGGTGAGACTGGGGGCGAACAGGCCCCCATGGAGCGCGTCGTGGACGCGGCGGCTCGGTTGGCCCGACCCGGCGACACGGTGCTGCTCGCTCCGGGATGCGCGTCCATGGACCTGTTCGCCAGCTACGCCGCGCGGGGCGACGCCTTCGCCGCGGCCGTGCGCGCCAGGATCGGCTGA